The following DNA comes from Armatimonadota bacterium.
CGAAACTACATGACCGGCATCCCGTTCTTCTGTGTTTCGATTGTGGTCACCGCCGACGGCAAGCCCGAAATGGGTGTGATCTACGACCCTATTCACGATGAGATGTATTTCGCCAGTCGCGGCGGCGGAGCTTATCTCAACGATGAGCCGATTCATGTATCCACGCAGGAGTCTCTGCGAGATAGCCTCGTCTCGGTGAGCTGGGTCAGGCGCAAGGTAGACCGAGAGGTGTTTGTCGATTATATCGAACAGATCAGCCGCGATACGTCCTATTTCAGGCGGCTGGGCTCGGCTGCTCTTGTGCTGACATATATTGCTGCCGGCAGGCTCCATGCATACATGCAGGGCGGCCTCAACCCGTGGGATGTAGCGGCGGGAGTGTTGATAGTCGAAGAGGCTGGGGGAGTGGTCACCGATTTCCAGGGCGAGCCGATAGACCTACGCAACCCCGATATCGAAATTCTCACATCCAACCCGGTCCTGCACAAGCTCCTGCTGGATAATGTGATTTCAAAGCGTTGATCTTGATCGTCAGGGGTTTGAACCCCCGACGCATGTATCCGGGACTTTAGTCGCCAATGTAAAGGCCGTGCAGGGGATGAATATCCCAAATAACACAGGTCCGGGATTCAAATCCCGGACCATCGACATAGCAACGAAAAAAAGGCCGAGGCGTAAACACCCCGACCCTTAGTTTTTCAATTTTCGCTGTCAGCCGATCACCTTACAAACAGCATCTCAGCATATGTAGGCAGCGGCCACATATCTGCGTCGACTATCATCTCCAGAGAATCTACAGCCTTGCGGACCTCAGCCATCGCAGGGATAACTGTGTCGCGATAGGCACGAGCCTGCTTTGCGACATCCTCGACTGCAGCGGACTTTTCGACCGCCTCTTCGAGTGTGACGATTCCTACCTGCAGGTCATCGGTCAGTGAGCAGACATCACCCAGAATCTTGTTCTGAGCCTTTGAAGACGCTCCGGCTGCCTTTACCGAGTTGATGGTATCGGCAAGCATGCTCGAATACTCGATAGCGACCGGCAGTATCTGGCGCTTTGCCATACTGATTGCCGTCAGACCCTCAATATTGATTTCTTTGCAGTATCTCTCAAGTAGAATTTCATATCGCGCACGCCACTCAGTCTCAGAAAGCACTGCATGCTTCGAGAAGAGCTTAATAACATCCGGGTCCAGCATAGCTTCAAGAGCATCTACAGAGTTGCGGATGTTCGGTAGACCGCGCTTCTCTGCCTCTGCTTCCCAATCCT
Coding sequences within:
- a CDS encoding inositol monophosphatase family protein, giving the protein MKDLALGAGKIIKDKFHAVKKWHAKADLGDIVTEVDIASEKYVIDRIREQYPDDRILSEESGVIGEGSKGRLWIIDPLDGTRNYMTGIPFFCVSIVVTADGKPEMGVIYDPIHDEMYFASRGGGAYLNDEPIHVSTQESLRDSLVSVSWVRRKVDREVFVDYIEQISRDTSYFRRLGSAALVLTYIAAGRLHAYMQGGLNPWDVAAGVLIVEEAGGVVTDFQGEPIDLRNPDIEILTSNPVLHKLLLDNVISKR